One genomic window of Anaeromicrobium sediminis includes the following:
- a CDS encoding ATP-binding protein, with amino-acid sequence MRKRIIGVLLMGIFAIVLFLNMYFQIEYEINLWDYFRKSKELTVLETQWLNEHKEIIYGADYNSPPLRFLNDENNQYKGLIVDYIRALSIELGIDIRLKPENTWNDALTSLEKKETHFFDMIPSKKREEKFLFSNGIYDLRGSILMSIDSKINNYTDLEGRKVAIPKGDYAIQFLQSRIRNIDFVFTGDIKEGIGLLEKKEVDAVVGDEPVLVYFLENYNLKSSYKVLDNPMYEKECSFAVSKDNKILLSILNKGIFSLKKKKIMARIQQKWFGMSLPFDKNQLGDKFGLIMCVFVVSILFIIYISYLWNKSLKEEVYKRTEELYKSKKDLQITFDGMSQLLLVVDKELVVSNVNKALCNLLKLNKREIIGKPYKSVIDNLNESNVIEMIKETFQGEKHHNKEIRNDGSIYEIDTFPLKNKSNNVTDVLIMIKDITRVKLIEKNMLQENKMAAIGQLAAGVAHEIRNPLGIIRNYSFLLKNEEIEKNMALEIIDSSVERASKIIDNLLNFSRMTSNTTEPVNICRFTSNLLNLERKNLEKNNVKCNIVCNCNLTIHMNQESLKYIFLNLIQNSIDAMETGGKIFIGCEEEDNKVTITFKDTGQGIKKEFLKDIFNPFFTTKEPGKGTGLGLYIVYSELKKIGGTISVESHVGIGTTFYITLNKGGAVNG; translated from the coding sequence ATGAGAAAAAGAATAATAGGCGTTTTATTAATGGGGATTTTTGCAATAGTGTTATTTTTAAATATGTATTTTCAAATTGAATATGAAATTAACTTATGGGATTATTTTAGAAAATCTAAAGAACTAACAGTCCTTGAGACTCAGTGGTTAAATGAACACAAAGAAATAATTTATGGAGCAGATTATAATTCTCCACCACTACGTTTTTTAAATGATGAAAATAATCAGTATAAAGGCCTTATAGTTGATTATATAAGGGCCTTATCTATAGAACTGGGAATAGATATTAGATTAAAGCCAGAGAATACGTGGAATGATGCCTTAACAAGTTTAGAAAAAAAGGAAACTCATTTTTTTGATATGATTCCATCTAAGAAAAGGGAAGAGAAATTTCTTTTTTCAAATGGCATATATGATTTAAGAGGATCTATACTAATGTCAATTGATTCTAAGATAAATAACTATACAGATTTAGAAGGAAGAAAAGTTGCAATACCTAAGGGCGATTATGCAATACAATTTTTACAAAGTCGAATAAGGAACATAGACTTTGTTTTTACAGGAGATATAAAAGAAGGAATAGGATTATTAGAAAAAAAGGAAGTAGATGCTGTTGTAGGAGATGAACCTGTTCTAGTCTATTTTCTAGAAAATTATAATTTAAAATCTTCATATAAAGTATTAGACAATCCCATGTATGAGAAGGAATGTTCCTTTGCTGTTAGCAAAGATAATAAGATATTATTGTCAATATTAAATAAAGGCATATTTAGTCTTAAAAAGAAAAAAATAATGGCTAGGATTCAACAAAAATGGTTTGGAATGTCACTACCCTTTGATAAAAACCAGCTAGGAGATAAATTTGGATTGATAATGTGTGTATTTGTAGTATCCATATTATTTATTATATACATATCATATTTATGGAATAAGAGTTTAAAGGAGGAAGTATATAAAAGGACAGAGGAACTTTATAAGAGCAAAAAGGACCTTCAAATTACCTTTGATGGTATGTCACAGTTGTTGCTAGTTGTGGACAAGGAACTTGTGGTATCTAATGTAAATAAAGCATTATGTAATCTTTTAAAATTAAATAAAAGGGAAATTATAGGTAAACCCTACAAAAGTGTGATAGATAATCTTAATGAAAGTAATGTTATAGAGATGATAAAGGAAACTTTCCAGGGGGAGAAGCACCATAATAAAGAAATAAGGAATGATGGAAGTATATATGAAATAGATACCTTTCCTCTGAAGAATAAATCTAACAATGTAACAGATGTGCTTATTATGATAAAGGATATAACGAGGGTTAAGCTCATTGAGAAAAATATGTTACAAGAAAATAAAATGGCAGCCATAGGGCAATTAGCTGCGGGAGTAGCCCATGAGATAAGAAATCCCTTGGGAATAATAAGAAATTACTCTTTTCTACTAAAGAACGAGGAGATAGAAAAGAATATGGCTCTAGAAATCATAGATAGTTCAGTGGAGCGGGCTAGCAAAATAATTGATAATTTATTGAATTTTTCACGCATGACTAGTAATACAACGGAACCTGTAAATATATGTAGATTTACTTCAAACCTTTTAAATTTAGAAAGAAAGAATCTTGAAAAAAATAATGTTAAATGCAATATTGTATGTAATTGTAATTTGACCATTCATATGAATCAAGAATCCTTAAAGTATATATTTTTAAATTTAATACAAAATTCCATCGATGCAATGGAAACTGGTGGAAAAATTTTCATAGGATGTGAAGAGGAAGACAATAAAGTGACTATTACATTTAAGGATACGGGACAAGGCATAAAGAAAGAGTTTTTAAAGGATATATTTAATCCCTTTTTTACTACGAAAGAACCGGGGAAAGGCACTGGGTTAGGGTTATATATAGTTTATAGTGAATTAAAGAAAATTGGAGGAACAATTAGTGTTGAAAGTCATGTGGGAATAGGTACGACCTTTTATATTACTTTAAATAAGGGAGGGGCGGTTAATGGATAA
- a CDS encoding SDR family oxidoreductase, producing MDTKSEFNLNLPENLPPQMQSKKPGVEYKMNPLPIYSHPSYKYSGEKLLDKVALITGGDSGIGKAVAIAFAKEGAHVAISYLDEEDDAQLTKYLVEKENRKCILLPGDIGDESVCNEIVKKVIDEFGQLDILVNNAGEHYAQRSILDITAQQLKRTFDINVFSIFYLIKASLPHLKEGSSIINTASVTAYKGNEQVMDYASSKGAVVSLTRSLAISLADKRIRVNGVAPGPIWTPLIAATFSPQKIMEFGKNTEFGRVGQPVEVAPAYVYLASVDASYMTGQMIHVNGGYIING from the coding sequence GTGGATACAAAATCTGAATTTAACTTAAATCTTCCAGAAAATTTACCGCCTCAAATGCAAAGTAAGAAACCTGGGGTTGAGTATAAAATGAATCCTCTTCCTATATATTCCCATCCATCTTATAAATATAGTGGTGAGAAATTACTTGATAAGGTAGCTTTAATAACAGGAGGAGATAGTGGTATAGGCAAAGCAGTGGCCATAGCCTTTGCAAAGGAAGGAGCCCATGTGGCTATATCATATTTAGATGAAGAGGATGATGCTCAGCTAACTAAGTACTTAGTAGAGAAGGAAAATAGAAAGTGTATATTACTTCCAGGTGATATAGGTGATGAAAGTGTTTGTAATGAAATAGTTAAGAAGGTAATTGATGAATTTGGACAATTAGATATATTAGTAAATAATGCAGGAGAACATTATGCTCAAAGGAGCATATTAGATATAACTGCTCAACAATTAAAGAGGACCTTTGATATAAATGTATTTTCTATATTTTATTTAATAAAAGCGTCCCTACCCCATTTAAAAGAAGGTAGTAGTATAATTAATACAGCCTCTGTAACTGCCTATAAGGGAAATGAGCAAGTTATGGACTATGCATCATCTAAAGGAGCTGTAGTATCTTTAACAAGGTCTTTGGCCATATCCTTGGCAGATAAGAGGATTAGAGTAAATGGCGTTGCACCAGGACCTATATGGACCCCTCTAATAGCAGCTACCTTTAGTCCACAGAAGATAATGGAGTTTGGAAAAAATACAGAATTCGGGCGGGTAGGACAACCGGTAGAAGTAGCACCTGCATATGTATATTTGGCTTCAGTAGATGCATCCTATATGACGGGACAAATGATCCATGTAAATGGTGGATATATTATAAATGGTTAA
- the sfsA gene encoding DNA/RNA nuclease SfsA: MKYKSIKIGEFVDRPNRFISHVAIDGEIETVHVKNTGRCREILENGVRAILEKAENPNRKTKYSLVAAYKENKTLINIDSQITNKVIYEALDENKVEELQDLDYVKREAKKGNSRFDLYYEKGNSKGYVEIKSVTLEKDGMSMFPDAPTERGRKHVYELIDLLDEGYENYILFLIQIEDIKKFTPNVEMDPKFSEALKIAKDKGVNILAYNCIVKEDELIINDKVEVLM; this comes from the coding sequence ATGAAATATAAAAGCATTAAGATAGGAGAATTTGTAGATAGGCCCAATAGATTTATTTCCCATGTGGCAATAGATGGGGAAATAGAAACTGTTCATGTGAAAAACACAGGAAGATGTAGGGAAATTTTAGAAAATGGAGTAAGGGCAATTCTAGAAAAAGCAGAAAATCCTAATAGAAAGACAAAATATTCCCTAGTAGCTGCCTATAAGGAAAATAAGACATTGATAAATATAGATTCTCAAATTACAAATAAGGTAATATATGAAGCTTTGGATGAAAATAAAGTGGAGGAATTACAAGACTTAGATTATGTAAAAAGAGAAGCAAAGAAGGGAAATTCTAGATTTGATTTGTACTATGAAAAGGGTAATTCAAAGGGATATGTGGAAATTAAAAGTGTTACTTTAGAAAAGGATGGAATGAGTATGTTTCCTGACGCTCCAACCGAGAGAGGACGAAAACATGTTTATGAATTAATAGATCTTTTAGATGAAGGATATGAAAATTATATTTTATTTTTAATACAAATAGAGGATATAAAGAAATTCACTCCTAATGTGGAAATGGATCCTAAATTTTCAGAAGCTCTAAAGATTGCAAAGGATAAAGGAGTAAACATATTGGCCTACAATTGTATTGTAAAAGAAGATGAACTTATAATTAATGATAAAGTAGAAGTATTAATGTAG
- a CDS encoding tyrosine-type recombinase/integrase, whose protein sequence is MDFKIHNKSDKPYNIVHTENSVIEKCIELEKELPHFMDDFFIYLKNGIALSSRYAYLQDVLFFCKYLVKETNHTNAEDTISISREDFNKLKAKDINRFLGDYCTRYIIRSETSTVVMENHNRALARKKSSIAVLFKFLYRDEIMDNNITDGFNPIRLPKPQPDAIKRLEIDEVARMLDAVETGIGLTDKEMIYWEKTKLRDKAILILFVTYGLRLKELQQLNLSSFNFSRGDFKIYRKRGKEVNMPLNKSVEKVIMEYIEKERAEDSQILEQHKDALFLSLQKTRMTQRAIRQLVKKYTAIALGTTKDNGYSPHKLRATAATSLIQNGFSIYDVQNLLDHDNVTTTQLYAAHKKDSKRQIVKQFEWLEE, encoded by the coding sequence ATGGATTTTAAAATACATAATAAATCAGATAAACCTTATAATATTGTTCATACAGAAAATTCTGTAATAGAAAAATGTATTGAATTAGAAAAAGAATTGCCTCATTTTATGGATGATTTTTTCATATATTTAAAAAATGGTATAGCTCTATCTAGTAGATATGCCTACTTACAAGATGTATTATTCTTTTGTAAGTATTTAGTGAAAGAAACTAATCATACTAATGCTGAGGATACCATATCTATTTCCAGGGAAGATTTTAATAAATTGAAGGCAAAAGATATAAATAGGTTCTTAGGAGATTATTGTACTAGATATATTATTAGAAGTGAAACCTCTACTGTAGTCATGGAAAATCATAATAGGGCATTGGCTAGAAAAAAATCTTCCATTGCCGTATTATTTAAATTCTTATATAGAGATGAAATAATGGATAATAACATCACCGATGGATTTAATCCCATAAGACTACCTAAACCTCAGCCTGATGCTATAAAACGATTAGAAATAGATGAAGTAGCAAGAATGTTAGATGCAGTTGAAACGGGAATAGGACTAACGGACAAGGAAATGATTTACTGGGAAAAGACTAAATTGAGGGATAAAGCCATATTAATTCTATTTGTAACCTATGGATTAAGGTTAAAGGAGTTACAACAATTAAACCTATCTTCCTTTAACTTTAGTAGGGGTGATTTTAAAATATACAGAAAAAGAGGAAAAGAAGTTAATATGCCTCTTAATAAATCTGTAGAGAAAGTAATTATGGAATACATTGAAAAGGAACGTGCTGAAGATTCTCAAATACTAGAACAACATAAAGATGCCCTATTTCTATCTTTGCAAAAAACTAGGATGACTCAACGGGCCATAAGACAATTAGTAAAAAAATATACGGCTATAGCCTTAGGAACTACCAAGGACAATGGTTATAGTCCCCATAAGTTAAGGGCGACAGCTGCCACGTCATTAATACAAAATGGATTTTCCATATATGATGTTCAAAATTTATTAGATCATGACAATGTAACCACCACTCAACTCTATGCAGCTCATAAAAAAGATTCTAAGAGACAAATTGTGAAGCAATTTGAATGGTTAGAAGAATAA
- the yneA gene encoding cell division suppressor protein YneA, with the protein MLEFILKYKKENTIILIILIAGIFLCSTVYGVNNTPLKEKGNYIEIYIEKGDTIWTIAKKFTSKEDDIRKTVHIIGEINNLNSWDIYPGQSIKVPAK; encoded by the coding sequence GTGTTAGAATTCATACTAAAATATAAAAAGGAAAATACTATAATATTAATCATATTAATAGCGGGAATATTTTTATGCTCAACTGTATATGGAGTTAATAATACTCCTCTAAAAGAGAAAGGAAATTACATAGAAATTTATATAGAAAAGGGCGATACTATATGGACTATAGCAAAAAAATTTACTTCTAAGGAAGATGACATACGTAAAACAGTACACATCATAGGTGAAATTAATAATTTAAACTCATGGGATATATATCCTGGGCAAAGTATAAAAGTTCCAGCAAAATAA
- the lexA gene encoding transcriptional repressor LexA, with protein sequence MKDELTNQQRKILDFLKYTVSEKGYPPSVREICVAVGLKSTSTVHNHLSKLEKKGYIRKDPTKPRAIEILDTEDDMLLNTTAIINVPIVGKVTAGAPILAVQNVEDSFPVPKNFVDDNKYFMLTIKGTSMIEAGILDGDYVLIKQQQTASNGDIVVAMLEDEATVKRFFKESDYIRLQPENHTMEPIICNDVKILGLVKGVFRKM encoded by the coding sequence ATGAAAGATGAATTAACTAATCAACAAAGAAAAATACTTGATTTTTTAAAATATACAGTAAGTGAAAAGGGCTATCCACCTTCAGTAAGAGAAATTTGTGTGGCAGTAGGTTTAAAATCAACTTCCACTGTACATAATCACTTATCTAAATTGGAGAAGAAAGGTTATATTCGTAAGGACCCTACTAAACCAAGGGCTATAGAAATATTAGATACGGAAGATGATATGCTACTAAATACTACTGCCATAATAAATGTACCTATAGTAGGTAAGGTTACTGCAGGGGCTCCCATATTAGCCGTGCAAAATGTTGAAGATTCCTTTCCAGTTCCTAAAAACTTCGTGGATGACAATAAGTATTTTATGTTAACTATTAAAGGAACTAGTATGATTGAAGCAGGAATTCTAGATGGGGATTATGTTCTTATTAAGCAACAGCAAACTGCATCTAACGGAGATATTGTGGTGGCTATGCTAGAAGATGAAGCTACTGTAAAAAGGTTTTTTAAGGAAAGTGATTATATCAGATTACAACCAGAAAACCACACTATGGAACCTATAATATGTAATGATGTTAAAATATTAGGACTTGTTAAGGGTGTCTTTAGAAAAATGTAA
- a CDS encoding CPBP family intramembrane glutamic endopeptidase, with the protein MLLNNKTGLFNEARKAKYLPNLIVAILLGIGFFIVGQFLGVGVSILISLSKINFTNVSAFVTQLIIMFSLISVCVFFWVKFIEKRKISTLGFYKRNAFKNYMRGFFIGLILFSIVTFILLVTGNAILDKNFHGKVGVAAIGSVLLVLPAWVVQSATEEILTRGWLMNIIGARYSAGLGLIVSSMLFSLAHFFNPNVNMIALMNIVLVGLLFGLYVIKYKELWGACGIHASWNWAQGNIYGFEVSGNQVDTGTLFKLESVGSNWITGGSFGPEAGIVSTLILMVGIYVLLRLIKKEAQKPI; encoded by the coding sequence ATGTTACTAAATAATAAGACCGGTTTATTTAATGAGGCAAGAAAGGCTAAATATTTACCTAATTTAATTGTTGCCATACTATTAGGAATAGGATTCTTCATAGTAGGCCAATTTCTAGGCGTAGGAGTATCAATATTAATATCTTTAAGCAAAATAAATTTTACTAATGTAAGTGCATTCGTAACACAATTAATTATAATGTTTTCTTTAATTAGTGTATGCGTATTTTTTTGGGTGAAATTCATAGAAAAAAGAAAAATATCTACCTTGGGATTTTATAAAAGAAATGCCTTTAAGAATTATATGAGAGGATTCTTTATAGGATTAATATTATTTTCCATTGTAACCTTCATTTTGCTTGTAACAGGAAATGCCATACTAGATAAAAATTTTCATGGAAAAGTGGGAGTAGCAGCTATAGGAAGTGTTTTGTTGGTCTTACCTGCATGGGTAGTTCAAAGTGCCACAGAAGAGATTTTAACAAGGGGATGGCTTATGAATATAATAGGAGCTAGATACAGTGCTGGGTTAGGACTTATAGTATCTTCTATGCTTTTTTCCTTAGCTCATTTTTTCAATCCAAATGTAAATATGATAGCCTTAATGAATATTGTATTAGTAGGTCTATTATTTGGACTTTATGTTATAAAATATAAGGAATTATGGGGTGCATGTGGCATTCATGCCTCGTGGAACTGGGCACAGGGAAATATTTATGGATTTGAAGTTAGTGGTAATCAAGTAGATACGGGAACTTTGTTTAAGTTAGAATCTGTGGGCTCTAACTGGATAACAGGAGGAAGTTTTGGACCAGAGGCTGGAATCGTGTCCACATTAATTTTAATGGTAGGTATTTATGTATTATTAAGACTAATAAAAAAGGAAGCACAAAAACCCATTTAA
- the lepB gene encoding signal peptidase I: protein MDWIKTFILATVLALIISVFIRPTLVKGNSMDPSFYNNDYLLINEIPYTLMEPERGDVVIFKTFIMTSTGKVKNLIKRVIGVSGDLVEIRNGKTYVNGEEINENYIKDNYVGKDLKIRVPADKIFVMGDNREISLDSRKLGPIKKDKIKGKVFFRIYPFNKLGIIK from the coding sequence ATGGATTGGATAAAAACTTTCATACTAGCTACTGTATTAGCTCTAATTATATCTGTATTTATCAGGCCAACTTTAGTAAAAGGAAATTCCATGGATCCAAGTTTTTATAATAATGACTACTTACTTATAAATGAAATTCCCTATACATTAATGGAACCTGAAAGGGGAGATGTGGTAATTTTTAAAACCTTTATTATGACATCTACAGGTAAGGTTAAGAACTTGATAAAACGAGTTATAGGGGTAAGTGGAGATTTAGTAGAGATAAGAAATGGAAAAACTTATGTTAATGGAGAAGAAATTAATGAAAACTACATTAAAGATAATTATGTAGGTAAGGATTTAAAGATAAGAGTTCCTGCAGATAAGATTTTTGTAATGGGAGATAATAGGGAAATTAGTTTAGATAGTAGAAAATTAGGTCCTATAAAAAAAGATAAAATAAAGGGAAAAGTATTTTTTAGAATATATCCCTTCAATAAATTGGGAATTATTAAATAA
- a CDS encoding ABC-F family ATP-binding cassette domain-containing protein: MITVTGIGLRFGDKKLFDDVNVKFTPGNCYGVIGANGAGKSTFLKILSGEIEPNEGNVSITPGERLAVLKQNHFEFDEFEVLNTVIMGHKRLHEIMEEKNALYMKEDFTEEDGIKASELEGEFAELDGWEAEVNAEKLLMGLGIGKDLHSKRMNELKGNEKVKVLLAQALFGEPDILLLDEPTNHLDFRAINWLEEFLITYEKTVIVVSHDRHFLNKVCTHMLDIDFGKAKLFVGNYDFWYESSQLALRLMKEQNKKKEEKIKELQAFIARFSSNASKAKQATSRKKLLDKITVDDIQPSSRRYPFVGFTPEREAGKDILMVDGISKTIDGVKVLNNVSFTVSKGDKIIILGRNEIAKTTLFKILMGEIEPDEGTFKWGVTITKDHLPKDNSSYFEGLNLNLIDWLRQYSEEKSETFIRGFLGKMLFSGEEPLKMCNVLSGGEKVRCMFSKLMLSGANMLLLDQPTNHLDLESIQAVNNGLVAFKGTMLFTSHDHKFIETISNRVIEITPKGVFDKEIDFDDFLEDDEIQNNIDKMYE, translated from the coding sequence TTGATTACAGTAACTGGTATAGGATTAAGATTTGGAGATAAAAAATTATTTGATGATGTAAATGTGAAATTTACTCCAGGCAATTGTTATGGAGTTATAGGGGCAAACGGAGCGGGAAAATCTACTTTTTTAAAGATATTATCAGGAGAGATAGAACCTAATGAGGGAAATGTATCTATTACTCCAGGTGAAAGACTTGCTGTTTTAAAGCAAAATCACTTTGAGTTTGATGAATTTGAAGTGTTAAATACAGTTATAATGGGCCATAAGAGATTACATGAAATAATGGAAGAAAAAAATGCCCTATATATGAAAGAAGATTTTACAGAAGAAGATGGAATAAAAGCATCTGAATTAGAAGGTGAATTTGCAGAATTAGATGGATGGGAAGCAGAAGTAAATGCTGAAAAATTATTAATGGGATTAGGTATTGGAAAAGACTTACATTCTAAAAGAATGAACGAGTTAAAGGGAAATGAAAAGGTTAAGGTTTTATTGGCTCAGGCATTATTTGGTGAGCCAGATATCCTTTTACTAGATGAACCTACTAACCACTTAGACTTTAGAGCTATTAACTGGTTAGAAGAATTCTTAATAACTTATGAAAAGACAGTTATAGTAGTATCCCATGATAGACACTTCTTAAACAAAGTATGTACTCATATGTTGGATATTGACTTTGGTAAAGCTAAGTTATTTGTTGGAAACTATGATTTCTGGTATGAATCAAGTCAATTAGCTTTAAGATTAATGAAAGAACAAAACAAAAAGAAAGAAGAAAAGATTAAAGAATTACAAGCATTTATTGCAAGATTTAGTTCTAATGCTTCAAAGGCTAAGCAAGCCACTTCTAGAAAGAAACTTTTAGATAAGATTACAGTAGATGATATTCAACCATCCTCAAGAAGGTATCCTTTTGTTGGATTTACACCAGAGAGGGAAGCTGGTAAGGATATTCTTATGGTAGATGGAATTAGTAAAACTATAGATGGAGTTAAAGTATTAAACAATGTAAGCTTTACTGTAAGTAAGGGTGATAAGATAATAATACTTGGAAGAAATGAAATTGCCAAGACCACTTTATTTAAAATATTAATGGGTGAAATAGAGCCAGATGAAGGAACTTTCAAGTGGGGAGTAACTATAACAAAGGATCATTTACCTAAAGATAATAGCTCTTATTTTGAGGGATTAAACTTAAACCTAATAGACTGGTTAAGACAATATTCAGAAGAAAAATCAGAAACTTTTATAAGAGGATTCTTAGGAAAGATGTTGTTCTCAGGAGAAGAACCTCTTAAGATGTGTAACGTATTATCTGGAGGAGAAAAGGTAAGATGTATGTTCTCAAAGCTTATGTTATCAGGAGCTAATATGCTACTTTTAGATCAGCCTACAAATCACTTAGACCTAGAATCTATTCAAGCTGTTAATAATGGACTTGTTGCTTTCAAAGGAACTATGTTATTTACATCTCATGACCATAAGTTTATTGAAACTATATCTAATAGGGTAATAGAAATTACACCAAAGGGTGTATTTGACAAAGAAATAGACTTTGATGACTTCTTAGAAGATGATGAAATTCAAAACAATATAGATAAAATGTATGAATAG
- a CDS encoding HlyD family secretion protein → MKEGIKIPKPQIKKPDFKKLGNKKVMLIVVAVVVIFMAFNVFKRPYDKPEIVTIKSNETAFLVPVVGDMENQKKFLSEDDMRNQLVTEKDIKIPHYWLQTGRLPGQGEWRGKARLLVIDRTPVTREWVNGPGGTNQDADEAIKVEAKDSITFYSGMNCTAMIKENDAVQYRYNYGERPLEAIMDTEIRPMVEALYAEIAGTMPYEGVISNKDQIISYIRNGRQEMAAIPESKAEYDANGNLIKPFEPARPAKKSVKGVISYFKERGITISVLGMKGGLTPENAEIQKAIDEKFKAEKDYQTQQAINKRNVEQSQSEAQAKLEAQRALNEMKVEQATADAKAVKIKASVIDQELKLKRMEVMLMEAEAKLERAKRWNGEYPDTLVTDAKNANMFLGLPGLTGKDSGTQQ, encoded by the coding sequence ATGAAAGAAGGTATTAAAATACCAAAGCCACAAATCAAAAAACCTGATTTTAAGAAATTAGGAAACAAAAAAGTTATGCTAATAGTAGTGGCTGTAGTAGTAATATTTATGGCTTTTAATGTATTTAAGAGACCTTATGATAAACCAGAGATAGTAACTATAAAGTCGAATGAAACGGCTTTCTTAGTTCCAGTAGTTGGAGATATGGAAAATCAAAAGAAATTCCTAAGCGAAGATGATATGCGTAATCAATTAGTAACAGAAAAAGATATTAAGATACCTCATTATTGGTTACAAACGGGAAGACTACCAGGACAAGGAGAATGGAGAGGTAAGGCTAGATTATTAGTTATAGATAGGACTCCAGTAACTAGGGAATGGGTAAATGGACCAGGTGGAACTAACCAGGATGCAGATGAAGCTATAAAAGTAGAAGCTAAAGATAGTATAACTTTCTATAGTGGAATGAACTGTACTGCCATGATAAAAGAAAATGATGCGGTTCAATATAGATATAATTATGGAGAAAGACCTCTAGAAGCTATAATGGATACGGAGATTAGACCTATGGTAGAAGCACTATATGCTGAGATCGCAGGAACTATGCCATATGAAGGGGTTATATCTAATAAGGACCAAATAATAAGCTACATAAGAAATGGTAGACAAGAAATGGCCGCTATACCTGAGAGTAAGGCTGAATATGATGCTAATGGAAATTTAATTAAGCCATTTGAACCAGCGAGGCCAGCTAAAAAATCTGTAAAGGGTGTAATTTCATATTTTAAGGAAAGAGGTATCACAATAAGTGTACTAGGTATGAAGGGTGGTTTAACTCCTGAAAATGCTGAAATACAAAAGGCCATAGATGAAAAATTTAAAGCAGAGAAGGACTATCAAACTCAACAGGCTATAAACAAACGTAATGTGGAACAATCACAATCAGAAGCGCAAGCTAAACTTGAAGCACAAAGGGCGTTAAATGAAATGAAAGTAGAACAGGCAACAGCTGACGCTAAGGCTGTTAAGATAAAGGCATCTGTAATAGATCAAGAGCTTAAGTTAAAGCGTATGGAAGTAATGCTTATGGAAGCAGAGGCAAAACTTGAAAGAGCTAAAAGATGGAATGGAGAATACCCAGACACTTTAGTGACAGATGCGAAAAATGCTAATATGTTCCTAGGACTACCAGGACTTACTGGTAAGGATAGTGGAACACAACAATAA